TGCTGCTGGATTTCCCCTTTTGATGCATGCTGGTGAAAACAGCGTAGACGTGCACTTCACGCAGCCAGGTGCAGAGGCGTGGGAGTGCTCTGACTCCACAGCTGGAAGCATGGTGCCAAACTCAGCCCGTGTCTTGTCCAAGCAGAATGTCAATTTGTTATCCTAAACCCTGCTGAGCTCCAGGGAGTAATTTTCTCGAGGGTGGCACAGAGGGCAACGTGGAGACCTCGTAAAATGGTTTGCAGCGGGaaactttgttatttttatttgagtgCTAAAccaatgattttatttattgataGATGGATGTCTATGGTCCAGATGAAACCAATGATAAAGCAGTGACAAGATTAAGCTTGGCCTGTTACTCAGTGATGCATGCTGGGCAAATTCCCTGCGATTAAGGTACCCCTGAAAGCTCTgccggggcagggagcagcctgccAAGGGGAGACACAGCCAGCGCAGTGCCCGCGGTGCTGGCCAGGCAGAAGGCAGAGCTGTGTCAGTGATCCTGGAGCATCCACTGCACCGCTCCAGGCTTCGGGGTACCTGGGAAGGCAAACGCTGATCCTCAGACTTGTGATCTTCGCTTCCCATCCCAGTGAGGGaatggcacaggagcagctTCCTTGTTCCTGTGCGAAGCTAGGATTTAGCCCAGTGCTTGTAAGATGATCTGTGCAGAGCAAGAATTGGTTTGGTCAGTTTTTAAAGGGCAACATTAAAGCAGCTAGAGAATATGCAAATACTTCTACTTAAGCTGTGTTTCTCTCACTTACGTACTGATGACCTTTAGGTATGCACTGTACttgttttttcattcctttatttattGGCAAACTTGGTATGGTGTGATTTGGTACTGCAGCTGTACCAGTCccacacatgcacatgcataATTGCTGCTGGTCTTGATTTTTGGCtgtaaaagctgtttaaaataaaaatatagccCGTGTACTGTCCAAGGTGGTGTCTCTTAATGAATTACaactttctttttaacagctttgtttattctttcttgGGCTTGTTGTATTGCGACAAGTGCTCAGCAATTacagagaaaagctgctgtCTTGGTCAGAGAGCAGAGGTGTTGCGAGGCTGTTGGATGAGCAGCCTAACGCTGCAAACAGCTTTGGAGGGATGTGGAAGACCCCTTACCTCTGCCCCAAGACACGCCTTATAGCTGAGCCTTAACCCTTCACTTTTGTCCCATTAGCTTTAAATGCTTCTTAAGAGCCTCATGATGCTGTTTTTCCCCCCCTTGCCTCACCCTTTCCCTCTGCCTTCATGGCACAGGAGAATAAAACTATATTTTGGATTCAGCTGTCCACGTCAGGCACTGTAGCACCTAACTCATTCCTCTATTTAAACTGGTCCCTAGTTTGAATGACCGGCCACAGAGGTGAGGATGAAGACACAGTGCCCTCTTCAGCCTGAGTTTATGTCCACATCTTCTCTGTTTCCTTGAGAAACGCCTttacagcagctctgcaagcaTGGAGGTATTCCTGCCCTGCTACACCTTGCTCACAGCTCTCACATCTTCTTGCAGTGCTCTTTCCAGGCAGAAGTTCCTGTGCTTTCTCCTGAAAATCCAGGCTGCCAAATGTCTGAATTCCCCTGAAACGTCAATCTAGGTGCTAAAGTCCTATGTTCCTTTGACCAAATAAATTTTTAGCCCTGACTTCTGCTGCGTTTCGCAATCCTGTATTTTTCTACCCCAGCAGGATTTCTATAGCCTGTACTCACCCACATCACTGCCCAGGCATTTCCCTTCGGAggcctcctttttcctttgcttgccTTTCTATTACAATAATCactatttctttaaattcctATAGTTTTACCTGTGTTCAATTATCTCTCCCACCAAAGGGTAATTGCAGATTAATTAGCATATTTAACCAGCCACAACTACCATGTAATTACACCTAAATTTAATTATTCCAGTCTGGTGTGAGACTTTGTAAAGGTTAACTCCAAGTGAACCAGCGTGCTCCTGGTATATTTTTATGGCCACCCTTTGTTACAACCAACACAACCTTCTGTTCCTCTCACTTTGTTCATCACCTCCAGGTCTTAATACCCTGCAAAAGTTGGAATGATTGCACTGACTTCCCCCTAATGCCCTCCAGCTGCTGATAAGCAGTTGAGTTGTTAATTCAAGTGGAGCTGTGTGTTACAGCTCCACTGAGGGAGAAGGAAATGCTCCATACTGAATGAGCTGTGAGTGCTACTAAACTTTCCTTTCATTGACTTACACTGACATCCTCTTCTCAACTGCGTcaagttgaaaataaaaaaaaaataaaaagaattaatcAACAGGCAAGTTAGAGTGATGATGGTCTAGAGTGTTTTATTACAGCAGCACAAGACTCGAGTTGTTTCCTACCTCCTGTTGCAAGTATTTTCATCTACACCGTCCCATCTACTGGCGTGTCTGATTTATTTACTGATCAGGGCTTCCCAGCGCCACCTTACATGTGGAAAACAGCAGTGGTTTCTTCACAAATGTCCGGACAGCGTGGAGCAGAAATCAAATCTCCAGTTGTTTTTCACAACAGGCCTGAGCCGCTCACTGCGAAAAGAGGATGTGATTCAGTGGACTCCAATTATTGGCTGGATTAATCTCATTAGTCTTAATGAGCGTGGAGGTGAACAGAGCTCGTGAAGGCCTGCCTATTCCCTTGAAGGTACAGCTGTAGCTTGAAAAGTGATTTTGGAGCTAGCGCTGTTTGATCATAGAGCAATTCGGAGCATTTGAACATCCTGCTCGCtgttcagattcttttttttattattattattcctaaCGGAACTGCAAACTTAACAAAGCTGGGCAATACTGAAAGCTGGATTTCATTGTGCCTCCTTCATCACAGGATAGCTAGCGGAGCTGCCCCACTGAAAGCGAAGTCATATTCAGCTGAGGCACGTTCCTAACTACTCTCTGGAGATCAAGACAGCCTTTGCGGAGCCGCAGCCCCCAGTGCCACCGCAGCAGTTTGCTAATCTTGGCCACAAGCAAAGGTGAAAGCGGAGGGCTGTCCCGAGCGCCCTCATTAGCACGGTCCCTAACTGCCTCACGGGGCTTCTCACCCTGGTGATTTCAAAGCCCTTTGTGATGGAGCTGAGCCTTGATATCTTCCTTCTTCAAATGGGTAAACCAAGGCACAGGCTGAGAGCACGGTTTTTGTTCAAGACCATTGATCAACCTGTGCTGGAGATGAACCGAGGAAGCCTGGCCACCCATCCCCTGCCCAGTTCCTTCCCAGGCCGCCTCCTCTAATGGGGACAGAAATTTTATCTGTACCTCCACGGCATATAACTTGCATTTCACGAGGTGGAAGATCAGCCACCGTAGCATCCTGGAAGTGCCTGGGTAGCCAGTACTTCTTTAACCTCCCCCTGCCGTTGCATGCCCAGGAAGCACTGAGGTCTCCTCATTTTTTCACAGACATTAACGTGCTCGTTCACAGAGCAAACCTGCAGTGGGGCCAGCAAGTGTTCCTTCATCTCCACAGCCATCCCTGCTGCTATTTAGCCTCTCACATCGGTTGTAAAGCATCAGCAACCTGTCCTTGGCCTCAGGAGTTGCTCTAGCTGAATGCTTTTCCTGCAGGCTGGTGTGAAAGCACCTACAGCCCCCGTTGTGTCAGACTTACAGCAGGTAGGCGTCCTGCTTCGGGTTGCTGAGGTACCGCTGAGCGTCGTGCAGGTACAGGGACTGGTACCTGAGCTGCTGAGGGCAGCGCTCACCCCTGGTGACATCGTAGCGGCCAACTCCTACGGTGTTCTGGAAGCAGAAGGTCACACACGTGGTTTCCCATCCTTGCAGGGGCACAACCAGGCGGTGACTTTCTGATTAGCTCCACTGGCTGAAGCATGCTGCCCAGTTGCCTACTGCTAGCGATAGCCACGGGCTGCTTTATCACAGCCTGGCCACTGCAGGGTAATGTGTCAGGTTCCCCCGCAATTACGAAGGTGCCTTGACCTCTTGCAAATCGCCTGCTCCCCACGCAGCTGcacaaaggagagagagagccGCGTGGAAGTCCGCTCCTCGTCCCTAGCCAAGGTGGGCTGTTTGAGAGCAAAGCTTCCCTTGCTGGCTTTGAGCCCTTCAGGCTTTGTTCTGGCTCTCCGTGGGGAAGCTGCATGGCTGAATACAGCTCTGGGAACAGGTACTAAGGGCTCTTCGATGTGCTAGAGGGAAAGCTGGCTTTTAAGTAGCAGAGCACAACTTTCTGGGAGGATACAAGGAGCTCCTGGCACCTAAAAGGACTCAGAGCAGCCTGAGGGCAGCacaagctgtgctgcaggagcaggagcacaaGTTTCTGTTGACCTGGCAGGAGTTTGGGCCGTGTGCTTTTATTCACCATTTATCCTTCAGCAACACGTGCTGGGCATGAAGGGCACCCGGAGAAGGACTCATCTCCCGTGTGGTGACATCGTGTGGTGGCATCTGGCTCCCACATCCCTGTCgtgctgccttccctgctcaCTCACCCCGTTCCCTGCTCACCCCATTCCCTGCTCACTCACCTCGTTCCCATTGAAGAGGCGGTCGGATTTTCTGTCAAACCTCTTGGCAGACGACCAGAACGGGGGCTGGTTGAAGTCTGCGGATCCCTCAAAGGGTTTGGGATCGTATGAGCCAGGCCCCGCCGCATACTGCACAAAAGGAGACCTCTGATGCTTCGTCCTGCGTGCAGAAAGCTGCACGGCTGCCCCAGGGCCCCGGCACCCCCAGGCGGGCTCGGTGGCTCTGTCGGGACAGGCAGACCCCATGGGGACGGGGTGGGGACACCCCGCTCCCACTGACCGCATCCCTCGGGCACTGGCTGAGCGTGGCCCAGAAGATCCTCTCCGAGGGGCAGCCCGGGTTCCTCGGCAGGGTGCTGAAGCagcctttcttcttgttttcttttgacacCAGCTCGTCCAGGAAACTCTTGGCAGTGCCAGCGCCCAGCTCGGTGCCTTTCCTCTGCCGGGGCAAGGGAGCAGCGTGAGGGGCTCGGCTGCTGGTGGTCTCTGCAGCCATCCCGTGAGAGCTGAGCCTTGCCCCTGCTCGTGGGCACAatcctgctcccctgccctctgcctgcagcccacTTGTTCCCCAAACAAGAGCAACACTCAAATAGGGTCTGGCATAAAGCAGCTCTCCACCATGCTCCAATCCATTTATGGGGGCAGTGCCACCGCTTGCTGATAAACCCCACCCAGGCGTCTTGTCCCGGGGCTACGCACCTCCCAGTCGTGCCGCCGGCTGCCGCTGGGCTTCGTCTTGTCCCCCGAAacctggggggggacacggccgGCCGCCCGCCGCAGCCCCTCCTCgatgctgctgggcagggagtAGGTGCCGGGCCCCAGGCCACTGCCCTGCAGGCACAGCGGGGAAGGCAACGGGGCTACGGTCAGCAGAAGGATGGGGTCACCCCAGAGATGTGTCCCCAGGGTGAGGGGCAGCACGTGCCATGGCTGCTGGGAGGACACATTTCTCCGTCCTGCTGTCCATCAGCCCACGTGTGCCGGCGGAGCGTTTGTCCCTCTCGTCCAGCGGGGTGTAGGGGTTCCCCCGGGGGCCGTAGGTGCCGGGGCCGGGGAAGCAGTCCTGTGGGAGAGAGGGGACGGCGTGGGCAGCCCCCAAGCAGCCCTAAAAGGGGGAAGGATGCCCGCAGTGATGCCAGCAGCTCCCGAGGCAGGCTGAGATGTACCCGCCGGCCAGCCCTGAACCTCGGCTCCCTTGTGTCGCAGATGCCCCGGAGGCTGGAGGGCCGCGTCTCCTGCAGGGAGCCCCTGATGTTGTACGTCCCCGGGCCCAGCCTCGCCTCCTGCAAGAGGAAGAAGGACGGGGTGAGGATGAGCTGGGTGCTCCCAGCAGCGCTGCCTGCGTCACTCGGTCCCCAGGAAACGTGCACCGAGGGTGGATCGACCCCAGCTCTTACCTGGAGCTTGCGTTTCTTCTTCATCACCTTGAAGTGGAAATGGGGCAGCTGGATTGTCCGTGAGCCCGGCTCTGCTCCGGcccagcaggaggctggcacTCTGCCCTGCAAGGCAGAGCCGGAGCATCACAGTGTGTATATTGCTGCCCCATGTCCCGCTGCTCATCCCGGCCCTGTCGCTCATCCCAATGTAATGCACCAAGAAAGGGGGTTGCTTTTGGGTGGCTGGACTTCACAGAGAGCCTGCATGTGGCCTGGAACGTGGCTCCCAGGGAAAGCTGGGCTTTGCTGTGGATCCTCACTACCCGTGGACCACAGGAGCAGCTGTTCTGCAGAACTGCACGCCCCCGAGCCCGGGGTGTGAGCAGCTTGCATCCACATCGACACCCCAGGGTGCTCCCGAGCCCGAGCTGGGtgtccccagctgctgtgtgcaaaACGGTCTCAGCCGATTTGGGAGCTGCACCGCTAATTCTGGCTCTCCCCCCATGTACCCACAGCCTCACCTGGCTGCCCATGTCTCACGCAGGTGGCTCTGCGGTGGCAGCCCACGCCGTGGCAGCCCTCACCATGGTACCCACGTTCTGTGGGGCCAAGCCGAGCACCCTGGctggaatgggggctgcagcctggcagcccaGAGCCCCCCACCCTGCCTGTAGCAGGTCCCTCGAGCCCTCTGGGGTGATTTAATTACCGTGTTTGTACCAGTGTGGTTTATTTTCAACGTGTCATCTGCTCAGGAGGAGCTGTCTGAGAGCTCACAGGGGTTGCTCAGCAGAGCCTG
The sequence above is drawn from the Anas acuta chromosome 8, bAnaAcu1.1, whole genome shotgun sequence genome and encodes:
- the CIMAP2 gene encoding LOW QUALITY PROTEIN: ciliary microtubule-associated protein 2 (The sequence of the model RefSeq protein was modified relative to this genomic sequence to represent the inferred CDS: inserted 2 bases in 1 codon), yielding MGSQGRVPASCWAGAEPGSRTIQLPHFHFKVMKKKRKLQEARLGPGTYNIRGSLQETRPSSLRGICDTREPRFRAGRRDCFPGPGTYGPRGNPYTPLDERDKRSAGTRGLMDSRTEKCVLPAAMGSGLGPGTYSLPSSIEEGLRRAAGRVPPQVSGDKTKPSGSRRHDWEQGQGTELGAGTAKSFLDELVSKENKKKGCFSTLPRNPGCPSERIFWATLSQCPRDAYAAGPGSYDPKPFEGSADFNQPPFWSSAKRFDRKSDRLFNGNENTVGVGRYDVTRGERCPQQLRYQSLYLHDAQRYLSNPKQDAYLLERLRPVVKNNWRFXISAPRCPDICEETTAVFHM